A DNA window from Brachionichthys hirsutus isolate HB-005 chromosome 10, CSIRO-AGI_Bhir_v1, whole genome shotgun sequence contains the following coding sequences:
- the LOC137900880 gene encoding 17S U2 SnRNP complex component HTATSF1-like, with translation MSAGKDGNKEFVEQLQMQELYGQRREGGSDGNTYTDPEDGTVYDWDFEKKAWFPKITEDFIAAYQANYGFKQDGEPEANNAAVSSTDPDSKPPEMKVPGDATQKLTPEQHETPAKDAKQKGEKRKPDPGWFDIDENKNTNVYVSGLPPDISTEEFVEMMSRCGIVMRDPVSEEYKVKLYKDKDGNLKGDGLCCYLKKESVPLAMRLIDESEVRGYRIHVEAARFELKGQYDASKKKKKNKDYRKRMQQQQKQLDWRPEKQGEVRKRNEKVVIIRNMFHPSDFEEDPLVLNEYRDDLRTECEKFGDVKKVILFDRHPDGVASVSFKEPEQADACILSFNGRWFGGRQLSAQLWDGTTDYQVEETTREREERVKGWSAFLDGGKEGEQNSAKPVEGAKTTDSTVPCSAAEPEQHAEKTQAQEQEVDSTDSSLEGSEDEEA, from the exons ATGAGTGCTGGAAAAGATGGAAACAAAGAGTttgtggagcagctgcagatgcAGGAACTGTATGGCCAGAGACGTGAAGGTGGCTCTGACGGCAACACCTACACCGACCCCGAGGACGGGACTGTGTACGACTGGGACTTTGAAAAGAAGGCCTGGTTCCCAAAA ATAACAGAAGACTTCATTGCAGCCTACCAGGCCAACTATGGTTTCAAACAGGACGGAGAGCCAGAGGCAAACAATGCTGCAGTGAGCAGCACCGACCCAGACAGCAAACCTCCAGAAATGAAGGTACCGGGAGATGCAACCCAGAAGCTGACCCCAGAACAGCATGAGACCCCGGCTAAAGACGCTAAACAGAAAGGGGAGAAGAGGAAACCAGATCCAG GATGGTTTGATATTGACGAGAATAAAAACACGAATGTCTACGTGTCAG GCTTACCTCCCGATATCAGCACAGAGGAGTTTGTGGAGATGATGTCCAGATGTGGCATTGTGATGCGGGACCCCGTCTCTGAAGAGTACAAGGTCAAACTCTACAAGGACAAAGACGGAAATCTGAAGGGAGATGGCCTCTGCTGCTATCTCAAA AAGGAGTCGGTGCCATTGGCTATGCGTCTGATTGATgagtcagaggtcagaggttacAGAATCCACGTGGAAGCAGCACGATTTGAGCTGAAGGGCCAGTACGATgccagcaagaagaagaagaaaaacaaagattaCAGGAAGCggatgcagcagcaacagaa ACAGCTGGATTGGAGGCCTGAAAAGCAAGGagaagtgaggaagaggaatgaGAAAGTTGTCATCATTAGGAACATGTTTCATCCCAGTGACTTTGAG GAAGACCCACTGGTGCTGAATGAGTATCGCGACGATCTGAGGACAGAGTGTGAGAAGTTTGGGGATGTCAAGAAGGTCATCCTCTTTGAC agACACCCGGATGGTGTGGCATCGGTGTCCTTTAAGGAGCCCGAGCAGGCTGATGCGTGCATTCTGTCGTTCAATGGCCGCTGGTTTGGAGGAAGGCAGCTGTCTGCTCAGCTGTGGGATGGAACGACCGACTATCAG GTGGAAGAGACGACACgcgagcgggaggagcgggtcAAAGGTTGGTCTGCTTTCCTGGATGGAGGCAAAGAGGGCGAGCAGAACTCCGCCAAGCCAGTAGAGGGCGCTAAAACGACCGACTCCACCGTgccctgcagcgctgcagagccTGAGCAGCACGCAGAAAAAACACAAgcgcaggaacaggaagtggactccacAGACAGCAGCCTTGAGGGAAGCGAGGACGAGGAAGCCTAG